The following coding sequences are from one Natrarchaeobaculum sulfurireducens window:
- the pyrG gene encoding glutamine hydrolyzing CTP synthase, giving the protein MPTESDTDYDPSLGNKFIFVTGGVMSGLGKGITAASTGRLLKNAGFDVTAVKIDPYLNVDAGTMNPYQHGEVYVLKDGGEVDLDLGNYERFLDIDMTSDHNVTTGKTYQHVIESERAGDYLGKTVQIIPHITDDIKRRIREAADGTDVCIVEVGGTVGDIEGMPYLESLRQFAHEEDEDDVLFVHVTMVPYSKNGEQKTKPTQHSVKEVRSIGLQPDVIVGRCEDRLDPETKEKIALFCDIPTEAVFSNPDVDDVYHVPLMVESEGLDQFVLERFGLDDRALSAEERTNEWREIVTTEKDGEVDVALVGKYDLEDAYMSIHESLKHAGFEVGVDVNVEWVFADDLADGHDGQLEGVDGIVVPGGFGMRGTEGKIEAVRYARENDVPFLGLCLGFQMAVVEYARNVLGLEGAHSAEMDEETCHPVIDILPEQYEVENMGGTMRLGEHTTVIEPETLAYELYDDTSCTERHRHRYEVNPEYFEQFEDEPLTFSGTAGNRMEILELEGHPYFLGTQFHPEYTSRPGQPSPPFLGLVEAVVERATADTGEDESTTETETETEVSH; this is encoded by the coding sequence ATGCCGACGGAATCGGACACTGATTATGACCCCTCATTGGGGAACAAGTTCATCTTCGTCACCGGCGGCGTCATGTCGGGACTCGGAAAGGGAATCACGGCCGCGAGCACCGGCCGACTCCTGAAAAACGCCGGGTTCGACGTGACTGCCGTCAAGATCGATCCGTACCTGAACGTCGACGCTGGGACGATGAATCCCTATCAGCACGGGGAGGTCTACGTCCTGAAAGACGGTGGCGAGGTCGACCTCGACCTGGGGAACTACGAGCGGTTCCTCGACATCGATATGACCTCAGATCACAACGTCACGACGGGGAAGACCTACCAGCACGTCATCGAGTCAGAGCGCGCTGGTGACTACCTCGGGAAGACCGTCCAGATCATCCCGCACATTACGGACGACATCAAACGTCGCATCCGCGAAGCCGCCGACGGAACGGACGTCTGCATCGTCGAGGTCGGCGGCACGGTCGGTGACATCGAAGGGATGCCCTATCTCGAGTCGTTACGCCAGTTCGCCCACGAAGAAGACGAAGACGACGTCCTGTTCGTCCACGTCACGATGGTTCCGTACTCCAAAAACGGCGAACAGAAGACCAAACCCACACAACACAGCGTCAAGGAAGTGCGCTCGATTGGCCTCCAGCCCGACGTCATCGTCGGTCGCTGTGAAGACCGGCTCGACCCGGAGACCAAAGAGAAGATCGCGCTGTTCTGTGACATTCCAACCGAAGCGGTGTTCTCGAATCCCGACGTCGACGACGTCTATCACGTCCCGCTGATGGTCGAGTCGGAAGGGCTCGACCAGTTCGTCCTCGAGCGATTCGGCCTCGACGACCGGGCGCTCTCGGCCGAGGAGCGAACGAACGAGTGGCGAGAGATCGTTACCACCGAGAAAGACGGCGAAGTCGACGTCGCGCTCGTCGGAAAGTACGACTTAGAAGACGCCTACATGTCGATCCACGAGTCGCTCAAGCACGCGGGCTTCGAGGTCGGCGTCGACGTCAACGTCGAGTGGGTCTTCGCCGACGACCTCGCAGACGGCCACGACGGCCAGCTCGAGGGTGTCGACGGGATCGTCGTCCCCGGTGGCTTCGGCATGCGCGGGACGGAAGGAAAGATCGAGGCCGTCCGATACGCTCGTGAGAACGACGTTCCCTTCCTCGGTCTCTGTCTTGGCTTCCAGATGGCCGTCGTCGAGTACGCCCGGAACGTGCTGGGTCTCGAGGGGGCCCATTCAGCGGAGATGGACGAAGAGACGTGCCATCCCGTCATCGACATCCTGCCCGAACAGTACGAAGTCGAGAACATGGGCGGGACGATGCGACTGGGCGAGCACACGACGGTTATCGAGCCGGAGACGCTCGCCTACGAGCTGTACGACGACACCTCGTGTACGGAACGCCACCGTCACCGCTACGAGGTCAACCCCGAGTACTTCGAACAGTTCGAAGACGAACCGTTGACGTTCTCGGGCACCGCCGGCAACCGGATGGAGATCCTCGAACTCGAGGGCCACCCGTACTTCCTCGGGACGCAGTTCCATCCCGAGTACACCTCTCGGCCTGGCCAGCCGAGTCCGCCGTTTTTGGGGCTCGTCGAAGCGGTTGTCGAGCGAGCGACGGCCGACACTGGCGAAGACGAGTCGACCACCGAAACTGAAACCGAAACTGAGGTATCCCACTGA
- a CDS encoding preprotein translocase subunit SecD, giving the protein MGVKAFLKEYWRLIMIVSFVGFALVALFIPGGIIADESIADDDAQVDETLTNLEYGLGLDGGSRVAAPPVGIMADNLEIEPGDEHEVESVVLEYDYDEADLEAADTRVRYDEDNDRFTAEIFSEDVSHAEFADALQEAGLEVTEGDIEDGVTQQTRDEIIETIDLRINEGGLDGGQVYQEATIGGQYYIVTEVPGMDPDELRDLLTERGDVRIVAYHPDDDGNQTNTTVLQNEEIADPGSASYDDQQGQHYVPISVDDTEGEDGTSPAHEYQSSMSELGFTGEGMGQCTIHDREAGQFDFDPDDPQWCLLTVVDDDVVDAHSMSQDLGGSMESGEWVNSPSFRMIVPTQQDAYQLSVNLNSGALTAPLDFSQEQTYSLQPALADQFKVYSLIIGAFSILTVAGMIFLRYRNPKVAVPMILTASAEVVILLGFAALIRMPLDLSHVAGFIAVVGTGVDDLVIIADEVMDDGEVNSRRVFESRFRKAFWIIGAAAATTIIALSPLAVLSLGDLRGFAIITILGVLIGVLVTRPAYGDILQRLLTDK; this is encoded by the coding sequence ATGGGGGTGAAAGCCTTCCTCAAGGAGTACTGGCGGCTGATCATGATCGTCAGTTTCGTCGGCTTCGCGCTCGTCGCGCTGTTCATCCCCGGCGGAATCATCGCCGACGAGAGCATCGCCGACGACGACGCCCAGGTCGACGAAACGCTCACCAACCTCGAGTATGGCCTCGGACTCGACGGCGGCTCGCGCGTCGCTGCGCCACCGGTCGGCATCATGGCCGACAACCTCGAGATCGAACCCGGTGACGAACACGAGGTCGAGTCGGTAGTCCTCGAGTACGACTACGACGAGGCCGACCTCGAAGCGGCCGACACGCGGGTCCGGTACGACGAGGACAACGACCGATTCACCGCCGAAATCTTCAGCGAAGACGTCTCCCACGCCGAGTTCGCCGATGCGTTACAGGAGGCCGGACTCGAGGTTACCGAAGGCGATATCGAAGACGGCGTCACCCAGCAGACACGCGACGAGATTATCGAGACGATCGACCTGCGGATCAACGAAGGCGGCCTCGACGGCGGGCAGGTCTACCAGGAGGCGACCATCGGTGGCCAGTATTACATCGTCACCGAGGTTCCCGGCATGGACCCCGACGAGCTCCGGGATCTGTTGACCGAGCGCGGAGACGTCCGAATCGTCGCGTACCACCCTGATGACGACGGTAACCAGACCAACACGACCGTCCTCCAGAACGAGGAGATCGCCGATCCGGGCTCCGCTTCCTACGACGACCAGCAGGGCCAACACTACGTCCCCATCTCGGTCGACGACACCGAAGGCGAGGACGGGACGTCTCCTGCCCACGAGTACCAGTCGTCGATGAGCGAACTCGGCTTCACCGGGGAAGGGATGGGCCAGTGTACCATCCACGACCGCGAAGCCGGGCAGTTCGACTTCGACCCTGACGATCCACAGTGGTGTCTGCTCACCGTCGTTGACGACGACGTAGTCGACGCACACAGCATGAGCCAGGACCTCGGTGGGAGCATGGAATCCGGCGAGTGGGTCAACAGCCCGTCGTTCCGGATGATCGTCCCGACCCAGCAGGACGCCTACCAGCTCTCGGTCAACCTGAACTCCGGGGCGCTGACTGCGCCGCTCGATTTCAGTCAGGAACAGACCTACTCGCTCCAGCCCGCACTCGCTGACCAGTTCAAGGTCTACTCGCTGATTATCGGCGCGTTCTCGATTCTGACCGTCGCCGGGATGATCTTCCTGCGGTATCGGAACCCGAAAGTCGCCGTGCCGATGATCCTCACCGCGTCGGCGGAGGTCGTCATCCTGCTCGGCTTCGCGGCGCTGATACGCATGCCGCTCGACCTCTCGCACGTCGCCGGGTTCATCGCGGTCGTCGGTACCGGGGTCGACGACCTCGTGATCATCGCCGACGAGGTGATGGACGACGGCGAGGTGAACTCGAGGCGGGTGTTCGAATCCCGCTTCCGCAAGGCGTTCTGGATCATCGGCGCCGCGGCGGCGACGACGATCATCGCGCTCTCGCCGCTGGCCGTCCTGAGTCTGGGCGACTTGCGCGGGTTCGCCATCATCACGATCCTCGGTGTGCTGATCGGCGTGCTCGTCACCCGCCCGGCCTACGGGGACATCCTGCAGCGTCTGCTGACGGACAAGTAA
- a CDS encoding glucose-6-phosphate isomerase, which produces MNVDIGNALSSVASPGISRAGLERIDEQVAVAHERIERGMADGEHGYEALNLPEKTDPDEIRTAVEPVADCETLVTVGIGGSALGAATIVDALEAQGDGTETVFLDNVDPAWVSRRLEGLTLSETAINVVSRSGMTAETLANFLVVREAFDSAGVDWTERTIVTTGESGPLRELADRHDLPSLAVPDGVPGRYAALSAVGLVAAAVCDLDIEAILEGADAERKSLTGSLFECPAYAYGATAYALDGRGAGINAMMPYAESLETFAEWFAQLWAESLGKDDLGQTPVRALGATDQHSQLQLYRAGPRDKLVTFVTPQARADRSIPDTDVEDLAYLGDATLGELLEAEFSATEASLAAAGQPNVRIELERVDAAELGGLLYGMEAACVLAGELYGVNTFEQPAVEWAKNATRGLLGGGEFEEAEAVAAKTELRVER; this is translated from the coding sequence ATGAACGTCGATATCGGTAACGCGCTTTCGTCGGTCGCCTCGCCAGGCATCTCGAGAGCTGGCCTCGAGCGTATAGACGAGCAGGTCGCCGTTGCACACGAGCGAATCGAGCGCGGAATGGCGGATGGAGAACACGGCTACGAAGCGCTGAATCTACCGGAAAAGACCGATCCCGACGAGATCCGGACGGCGGTCGAGCCGGTCGCCGACTGCGAGACGCTGGTCACGGTCGGCATCGGTGGGAGTGCCCTCGGCGCGGCAACGATCGTCGACGCCCTCGAAGCGCAGGGCGACGGCACCGAAACCGTCTTTCTCGACAACGTCGATCCGGCGTGGGTCTCGCGTCGACTCGAGGGACTTACGCTCTCCGAGACAGCGATCAACGTCGTCTCACGCTCGGGAATGACCGCAGAGACGCTGGCGAACTTCCTCGTCGTCCGCGAGGCGTTCGACTCCGCAGGCGTCGACTGGACCGAACGGACGATCGTTACCACGGGCGAGTCCGGCCCACTCCGTGAGCTGGCCGACCGCCACGACCTGCCCTCCCTGGCCGTGCCAGACGGCGTCCCCGGACGGTACGCCGCGCTATCGGCCGTCGGGCTGGTCGCCGCCGCCGTCTGCGACCTCGATATCGAGGCTATTCTCGAAGGGGCGGACGCCGAACGCAAGAGTCTGACCGGCTCGCTGTTCGAGTGTCCGGCCTACGCCTACGGCGCGACGGCCTACGCACTCGACGGCCGCGGGGCCGGGATCAACGCGATGATGCCGTACGCCGAGTCGCTCGAGACGTTCGCCGAGTGGTTCGCCCAGCTGTGGGCCGAGAGCCTGGGCAAAGACGACCTCGGCCAGACGCCGGTTCGCGCCCTGGGTGCGACCGACCAGCACTCACAGCTCCAGCTGTACCGGGCGGGGCCGCGTGACAAACTCGTTACGTTCGTCACCCCGCAAGCACGCGCGGACCGATCGATCCCCGACACCGACGTCGAGGACCTCGCGTACCTCGGCGACGCGACACTCGGCGAGTTGCTCGAGGCGGAGTTTTCGGCCACCGAGGCCAGCCTCGCCGCCGCAGGCCAGCCGAACGTCCGGATCGAACTCGAGCGCGTCGACGCCGCCGAACTCGGCGGACTCCTCTACGGAATGGAAGCCGCCTGCGTGCTCGCGGGCGAACTCTACGGCGTGAACACGTTCGAACAGCCAGCCGTCGAGTGGGCGAAGAACGCGACCCGCGGTCTCCTCGGCGGCGGCGAGTTCGAGGAAGCCGAGGCCGTCGCGGCGAAGACCGAACTGCGCGTCGAACGGTAG
- a CDS encoding PRC-barrel domain-containing protein, giving the protein MSNILAENLSDKSVMGSDGTELGLLHNITMDLKSGKLHDLVVDPHEDVPTHTVDFDVDDRGRFLVPVNRVQAVKDYIVVKR; this is encoded by the coding sequence ATGAGCAACATACTCGCGGAGAACCTCTCGGATAAATCCGTCATGGGCTCGGACGGGACCGAGCTGGGATTGCTTCACAACATCACCATGGACCTCAAATCCGGTAAACTCCACGATCTCGTCGTCGACCCGCACGAAGACGTCCCGACGCACACCGTCGATTTCGACGTCGACGACCGAGGCCGATTTCTCGTTCCCGTCAACCGCGTTCAGGCGGTCAAAGACTACATCGTCGTCAAGCGCTAA
- a CDS encoding NOB1 family endonuclease, giving the protein MYVLDSSAFIHDFHTTEQTATIPLVREELEDESAYRYDAMEGSGMYVHIPNDDTTEKVQRAARESGDLEVLSETDVRLIAASFELDATLVTDDYAMQNVAEKLTVDVEVIAREGIDEQRNWHYQCQGCGREFDEQKDRCPICGTELARKNPQ; this is encoded by the coding sequence ATGTACGTTCTCGACTCCTCGGCTTTTATCCACGACTTCCACACGACAGAACAGACTGCGACGATCCCGCTCGTCCGCGAGGAACTCGAAGACGAGAGCGCCTATCGCTACGACGCGATGGAAGGCTCCGGGATGTACGTCCACATTCCCAACGACGATACCACCGAGAAGGTACAGCGTGCAGCCCGCGAATCCGGCGACCTCGAGGTGCTATCCGAGACCGACGTTCGGCTCATCGCCGCGAGTTTCGAACTCGACGCCACGCTCGTCACCGACGATTACGCGATGCAGAACGTCGCCGAGAAACTCACCGTCGACGTCGAGGTCATCGCCCGTGAGGGCATCGACGAACAGCGCAACTGGCACTACCAGTGTCAGGGCTGTGGCCGGGAGTTCGACGAGCAGAAAGACCGCTGTCCGATCTGCGGTACGGAACTCGCCCGGAAGAACCCACAGTAG
- a CDS encoding CPBP family intramembrane glutamic endopeptidase produces the protein MTATRQGDDTTLGSDVVLAIGLSLSAATLAAAAVPVRRGVDEPAIWLAAGFALLATVTFLSRRYGVVERRIGGPLAAGSGVLVVLSAGYAINQGVLGSIVVPGLEWSISLVFTAFLVGAGVVAVGVADYAGISNSGLKRRTVQFLEMLAVGSIGLIAMFIAQVLLASPAIFLLGSLSELQWMVLTYLSFAVGLGSVAIGYLRFRGYGLSYIDLEVPTVRTVLWTVGGLIVLFGILVGASFLMAATGVETAGHGTVEEAEQNPELLIVIIPAMLLFVGPFEELLYRNVIQKSLYETFSRYGAVVVASVVFAFVHVLAYATDGPGQVLASLVMIFALSLVLGVIYERTENLVVPAVIHGMFNAIQFAMLYVV, from the coding sequence ATGACAGCGACGAGGCAGGGCGACGACACGACGCTCGGGTCAGACGTCGTTCTCGCGATCGGACTCTCACTTTCGGCAGCGACGCTTGCTGCTGCTGCCGTCCCGGTTCGCCGGGGCGTCGACGAGCCTGCCATCTGGCTGGCCGCCGGCTTCGCGTTGCTCGCCACCGTCACCTTCCTCTCGCGGCGGTACGGGGTCGTCGAGCGACGGATCGGCGGGCCGCTCGCGGCTGGCTCCGGCGTGCTCGTCGTCCTCTCTGCAGGGTACGCGATCAACCAGGGGGTCCTCGGCTCGATCGTCGTTCCGGGACTCGAGTGGTCGATCTCGCTCGTATTCACGGCGTTTCTCGTCGGTGCAGGCGTCGTCGCCGTCGGCGTCGCCGACTACGCAGGGATCTCCAACTCCGGGCTGAAACGACGGACGGTACAGTTCCTCGAGATGCTCGCCGTCGGATCGATCGGACTGATCGCGATGTTCATCGCACAGGTGCTCCTTGCGTCGCCCGCAATCTTCCTCCTGGGATCGCTCTCGGAGCTCCAGTGGATGGTGCTTACGTACCTCTCGTTCGCGGTCGGGCTCGGCTCGGTCGCGATCGGTTACCTGCGTTTTCGTGGCTACGGCCTGTCGTACATCGACCTCGAGGTGCCGACGGTTCGGACGGTGCTCTGGACGGTCGGCGGCCTGATCGTCCTGTTCGGGATTCTCGTCGGCGCTTCGTTTCTGATGGCCGCCACGGGCGTCGAAACGGCGGGTCACGGAACCGTCGAAGAGGCCGAACAGAACCCCGAGTTACTCATCGTCATCATCCCGGCGATGCTGTTGTTCGTCGGCCCGTTCGAGGAATTGCTCTACCGCAACGTCATCCAGAAGTCGCTGTACGAGACGTTCTCGCGATACGGGGCGGTCGTCGTCGCGAGCGTCGTCTTCGCGTTCGTCCACGTCCTGGCGTACGCGACCGACGGTCCCGGACAGGTGCTCGCGAGCCTGGTGATGATCTTCGCCCTGTCGCTCGTGCTCGGCGTGATCTACGAGCGAACGGAGAATCTGGTCGTTCCGGCGGTGATCCACGGGATGTTCAACGCGATCCAGTTTGCGATGCTCTACGTCGTCTGA
- a CDS encoding DUF5812 family protein has product MTEKTGTFVVTHAESESAVVRDVETAQIHTLASNPGLEPHDVLEATVTPEPPLEVTWQVVDVDGRRSIELVDSDLEPTQHSKALAADADVGDLITEERAGTGEIHVFRVPREDVDAAAHDVLEDDETIARAARLEAVRVEVRRSADEGVLSVRYLPD; this is encoded by the coding sequence ATGACCGAAAAGACGGGTACGTTCGTCGTCACACACGCCGAATCCGAATCGGCCGTCGTCCGCGACGTCGAGACTGCACAGATCCACACGCTCGCGTCGAACCCCGGTCTCGAGCCCCACGACGTCCTCGAGGCGACCGTGACACCGGAGCCGCCGCTCGAGGTGACCTGGCAAGTCGTCGACGTCGACGGCCGCCGATCGATCGAACTGGTCGACAGCGACCTCGAGCCCACCCAGCACTCGAAGGCGCTCGCCGCCGATGCGGACGTCGGCGACCTCATCACCGAAGAGCGGGCCGGAACCGGCGAGATACACGTGTTCCGTGTCCCCAGAGAAGACGTCGACGCGGCCGCCCACGACGTTCTCGAGGACGACGAGACGATCGCGCGGGCTGCGCGTCTCGAGGCCGTCCGCGTCGAAGTGCGCCGATCGGCCGACGAGGGCGTATTGAGCGTTCGATACCTGCCGGATTGA
- the infB gene encoding translation initiation factor IF-2: MSDTDTRDPTSLRTPIVAVLGHVDHGKTSLLDKIRGSAVIEGEAGAITQHIGATAVPLDVVSSIAGELVNPDDFDLPGLLFIDTPGHHSFTTLRSRGGALADIAILVVDVNDGFQPQTLEALDILKRSQTPFIVAANKIDTVPGWNPNEDTPITATYESQSDRVTGRLDESLYQIIGNLSDEGFSADLYWRVQNFQRNVGVVPVSAMTGEGVPDLLAVMMGLSQRYMKEEMEIDVAGPGVGTVLEVKDEKGFGTTVDMVLYDGTIKADDQIVVGGQNDPLVTDVRALLQPRPLAEIRTESRFEKVDEVGAAAGIKVAAPDLDDAMAGAPVRVVRNRALEEVVTEVEAELADIAVDTAEQGVVVKADTLGSLEAMADALEEAEVPIVRAEVGDIAPRDVSVASTADEPKQRAILGFNVDVLGDASGRAEIDDVTIFSDEVIYQLIEEYEEYVEGIERAQQDTILENITRPARFRILPDHTFRQNDPAVVGVELYAGTLQNNNTVVKFEGNDPDRVGQVKGIQDQGEDVDEARAGDRVSVAIDGPTVGRQIEEDDVLWAEIPEKHAKILEQELTSEIPGDELEALNMYLEKQRKRDPFWGK; encoded by the coding sequence ATGTCGGATACGGACACTCGCGACCCCACATCTCTCAGGACCCCGATCGTCGCCGTCCTCGGACACGTCGATCACGGTAAGACAAGTCTCCTCGATAAGATCCGCGGCTCCGCGGTGATCGAGGGTGAAGCAGGTGCGATTACCCAGCACATCGGCGCGACGGCCGTCCCCCTCGACGTCGTCTCGTCGATCGCTGGCGAGCTCGTTAACCCGGACGATTTCGACCTTCCCGGATTGCTCTTCATCGATACGCCGGGCCACCACTCCTTTACGACGCTTCGCTCCCGCGGTGGCGCGCTCGCAGACATCGCGATCCTCGTCGTCGACGTCAACGACGGCTTCCAGCCCCAGACGCTCGAGGCCCTGGACATCCTCAAACGGTCTCAGACCCCCTTTATCGTCGCCGCGAACAAAATCGACACCGTTCCCGGCTGGAACCCGAACGAGGATACCCCCATCACCGCGACGTACGAGTCCCAGTCCGATCGGGTGACGGGCCGACTCGACGAAAGTCTCTATCAGATCATCGGGAACCTCTCCGACGAGGGCTTCTCCGCCGACCTCTACTGGCGGGTACAGAACTTCCAGCGAAACGTCGGCGTCGTCCCCGTCTCGGCGATGACCGGCGAGGGCGTCCCGGACCTGCTTGCGGTCATGATGGGGCTCTCACAGCGGTACATGAAAGAGGAGATGGAGATCGACGTCGCCGGACCCGGCGTCGGCACGGTCCTCGAGGTCAAAGACGAGAAAGGGTTCGGAACGACGGTCGACATGGTGCTCTACGACGGGACTATCAAAGCCGACGATCAGATCGTCGTCGGCGGCCAGAACGACCCCCTCGTCACCGACGTTCGCGCCTTGCTCCAGCCTCGACCGCTCGCGGAGATCCGAACCGAGAGTCGGTTCGAGAAAGTCGACGAGGTCGGCGCTGCCGCGGGGATCAAAGTCGCCGCCCCCGACCTCGACGACGCGATGGCCGGTGCGCCGGTCCGGGTCGTCCGCAACCGCGCCCTCGAGGAGGTCGTCACCGAAGTCGAGGCCGAACTCGCGGACATCGCCGTCGACACCGCCGAGCAAGGCGTCGTCGTCAAAGCCGACACCTTAGGCAGCCTCGAGGCGATGGCCGACGCCCTCGAGGAAGCCGAGGTCCCGATCGTTCGTGCGGAAGTCGGTGACATCGCACCACGTGACGTGTCGGTTGCCTCGACGGCCGATGAACCGAAACAGCGCGCCATCCTCGGATTCAACGTCGACGTCCTCGGCGACGCCAGCGGGCGAGCCGAGATCGACGACGTGACGATCTTCTCCGACGAGGTTATCTATCAGCTTATCGAGGAGTACGAGGAGTACGTCGAAGGAATCGAACGCGCCCAACAGGACACCATCCTCGAGAACATCACCCGACCCGCCCGGTTTCGCATCCTGCCCGATCATACGTTCCGTCAGAACGATCCGGCGGTCGTCGGCGTCGAACTGTACGCCGGCACGCTCCAGAACAACAACACCGTCGTGAAATTCGAAGGGAACGACCCCGACCGCGTCGGCCAGGTCAAAGGCATCCAGGATCAGGGCGAAGACGTCGACGAAGCTCGCGCGGGCGACCGCGTCTCGGTCGCAATCGACGGCCCGACCGTCGGCAGACAGATCGAAGAGGACGACGTCCTCTGGGCCGAAATCCCCGAAAAGCACGCGAAAATCCTCGAACAGGAGCTGACCAGTGAGATCCCCGGCGACGAACTCGAGGCGCTGAACATGTACCTCGAGAAACAGCGCAAACGCGATCCGTTCTGGGGCAAGTAA
- the secF gene encoding protein translocase subunit SecF, which yields MGYFDVPEVEYTRYSNRQLAAVPLAVLAVALLVLSGSFLVYGTPVQLGMDFAGGAELTVQTTSSEEEIQNAFDVEPDSIQAVQAPGVENQYTVQFAGIEDSEAIQALTEQAETNLEADGDASVVQQESTASPAFAEQTQQTALLGLAVAFLGMSVIAFVLFRTFVPSVAIVASAFSDIVIPLAFMSIVGIQLSLGTVAALLMLIGYSVDSDILLNNHILRREGDFFESTHRAMQTGITMTVTSMMAMLVMGVTAYLFGVELLASIGIILFVGLAADLMNTYMLNLSMLRWYKFHGVSR from the coding sequence ATGGGGTATTTCGACGTACCGGAGGTAGAATACACCCGGTACAGCAACCGCCAACTCGCGGCGGTGCCACTTGCGGTCCTTGCGGTCGCACTGCTCGTGTTGAGCGGTTCGTTTCTGGTCTACGGCACGCCCGTCCAGCTGGGAATGGACTTCGCCGGTGGCGCCGAGTTGACGGTGCAGACGACGTCGTCCGAAGAAGAGATCCAGAACGCATTCGATGTTGAGCCGGACTCCATCCAGGCCGTTCAGGCTCCCGGAGTCGAGAATCAGTACACCGTCCAGTTCGCCGGTATCGAAGACAGCGAGGCCATCCAGGCGTTGACCGAGCAAGCCGAGACCAACCTCGAGGCCGACGGTGACGCCTCGGTCGTCCAGCAGGAGTCGACGGCCTCGCCGGCGTTCGCCGAACAAACGCAGCAGACTGCACTGCTCGGGCTCGCCGTGGCGTTTCTCGGGATGAGCGTCATCGCGTTCGTCCTGTTCCGGACGTTCGTTCCGTCGGTCGCCATCGTCGCTTCGGCGTTTTCGGATATCGTGATTCCGCTCGCGTTCATGTCGATCGTCGGGATCCAGCTTTCGCTGGGGACCGTCGCGGCACTGTTGATGTTGATCGGGTACTCGGTCGACTCGGACATCCTGTTGAACAACCACATCTTACGTCGGGAGGGTGACTTCTTCGAGAGCACCCACCGTGCGATGCAGACGGGGATCACGATGACGGTGACGTCGATGATGGCAATGCTCGTCATGGGCGTCACCGCGTACCTCTTCGGCGTCGAACTGCTGGCATCGATCGGGATCATCCTCTTCGTTGGCCTCGCAGCCGATCTGATGAACACCTATATGCTGAACCTGAGCATGCTTCGGTGGTACAAGTTCCACGGGGTGAGTCGCTGA
- the guaA gene encoding glutamine-hydrolyzing GMP synthase has translation MVETETFVPDAVAEIEDEIGDANAVIALSGGVDSSVAAALAYEAIGDRLTPVYVDTGLMRKGETAQIEETFDYMESLRVVDATDRFLEALSGVTDPEEKRAVIGEQFIREFEREAKDADADFLVQGTIYPDRIESEGGIKSHHNVGGLPDVVDFEGIVEPVRDLYKDEVREVARHLGLEEIVAERMPFPGPGLAVRVIGEVTEEKLEVAREACHVVEEELEEYEPWQALAAVIGKATGVKGDNRVHGWIVSVRSVDSRDGMTARAQEIDWETLQRIQSRITGTNENVARVVYDVTHKPPATIEYE, from the coding sequence ATGGTAGAAACAGAGACGTTCGTTCCAGATGCAGTCGCAGAGATCGAAGACGAAATCGGCGACGCAAACGCCGTCATCGCCCTTTCGGGTGGCGTCGACTCGAGCGTCGCCGCCGCGCTGGCCTATGAGGCTATTGGCGACCGGCTCACCCCGGTTTACGTCGATACTGGCCTAATGCGCAAAGGCGAGACCGCACAGATCGAAGAGACGTTCGACTACATGGAGTCGCTGCGCGTCGTCGACGCCACGGACCGATTTCTCGAGGCCCTCTCCGGCGTTACCGACCCCGAAGAGAAGCGCGCGGTAATCGGCGAGCAGTTCATCCGCGAGTTCGAACGCGAAGCGAAAGACGCCGACGCCGACTTCCTCGTCCAGGGGACGATCTACCCAGACCGGATCGAGAGCGAAGGCGGGATCAAATCCCACCACAACGTGGGTGGCCTCCCGGACGTCGTCGACTTCGAGGGCATCGTCGAACCCGTCCGCGACCTCTACAAAGACGAAGTGCGAGAAGTCGCCCGACACCTCGGACTCGAGGAGATCGTCGCCGAGCGGATGCCGTTCCCCGGCCCCGGCCTGGCAGTTCGGGTCATCGGCGAGGTCACCGAGGAGAAACTCGAGGTCGCCCGCGAAGCCTGTCACGTCGTCGAGGAGGAACTCGAGGAGTACGAGCCCTGGCAGGCCCTCGCTGCGGTGATCGGTAAGGCGACGGGCGTCAAGGGTGACAACCGCGTCCATGGCTGGATCGTCTCGGTTCGATCGGTCGACTCCCGTGACGGCATGACCGCTCGCGCCCAAGAGATCGACTGGGAGACCCTCCAGCGCATCCAATCGCGGATCACGGGCACCAACGAGAACGTCGCCCGCGTCGTCTACGACGTGACGCACAAACCGCCGGCGACGATCGAGTACGAGTGA